In a genomic window of Neisseria flavescens:
- a CDS encoding LutC/YkgG family protein, with the protein MSARENILAKLKKADALPMEEPPVFDYYREMGVSWANDVERLKHWAAAMRAVKTEIYWVTKSNWPQVFRQAAEGKGLKNILLPLETEHGQLARAALADTNIEPRGFERKIDDWKNEFFTDIEAGFSGSKCGIARTGTIMLESSPVEPRSLSLVPPVHFCLFDTSKMYNEFHNAVEGEKLVEKGMPTNVILISGPSKTADIQLTLAYGAHGPRDLVVLAVLPDHISPADLEEKA; encoded by the coding sequence ATGAGCGCGCGCGAAAATATTTTAGCAAAATTGAAAAAAGCCGATGCCTTGCCGATGGAAGAGCCACCTGTTTTCGATTATTACCGTGAAATGGGTGTTTCTTGGGCAAACGATGTCGAGCGTTTGAAACATTGGGCGGCTGCCATGCGTGCCGTCAAAACTGAAATTTATTGGGTTACCAAATCCAACTGGCCGCAAGTATTCCGTCAAGCAGCCGAAGGTAAAGGCTTGAAAAATATTCTGCTCCCATTGGAAACAGAACATGGTCAGCTGGCCCGTGCAGCTTTGGCTGATACCAATATTGAACCTCGTGGTTTTGAGCGAAAAATCGACGATTGGAAAAACGAATTCTTTACCGATATCGAGGCTGGTTTTAGCGGTTCTAAATGCGGTATTGCCCGTACCGGCACGATTATGCTGGAGTCCAGCCCTGTCGAGCCGCGCAGTCTGAGTTTGGTTCCGCCCGTGCATTTCTGCCTGTTTGACACCAGCAAAATGTACAACGAATTCCATAATGCTGTTGAAGGCGAAAAACTGGTAGAAAAAGGCATGCCTACTAACGTTATTTTGATTTCCGGCCCGTCTAAGACTGCCGATATTCAATTGACTTTGGCCTATGGTGCACACGGCCCGCGCGATTTGGTGGTTTTGGCCGTTCTGCCTGATCATATTTCCCCTGCCGATTTGGAGGAAAAAGCATGA
- a CDS encoding (Fe-S)-binding protein, with protein sequence MSAIKPPQITVFDSKPTDAYFFGTCVLDLFMPEAGMDAITLIEQQGIRIHYPMEQSCCGQPAYSSGHPKEAFDVAKAQLDLFPENWPIVVPSGSCGGMMKHHWPTLFKGTEYEQKAIDCANRIIEFTHFLLAIGYKPEDKGESVKVAVHTSCAARREMNVHLSGWQLIDGMENVERIVHDHESECCGFGGTFSVKQADISGAMVTDKVAALKETGATEIISADCGCMMNIGGKIAKDEPNMPRPKHIASFLLERTGGKA encoded by the coding sequence ATGAGCGCAATCAAACCACCACAAATCACCGTATTCGACAGCAAGCCAACCGATGCTTATTTCTTCGGTACTTGCGTTCTCGACCTTTTCATGCCCGAAGCAGGCATGGATGCCATCACGTTAATTGAACAACAGGGCATCCGTATCCATTATCCGATGGAACAAAGCTGCTGCGGTCAACCTGCCTATTCGTCAGGCCATCCTAAAGAAGCCTTTGATGTTGCCAAAGCGCAACTGGATTTATTCCCTGAAAATTGGCCGATTGTCGTGCCTTCCGGTTCTTGCGGCGGCATGATGAAACACCACTGGCCGACTCTGTTCAAAGGTACCGAGTACGAGCAAAAAGCCATTGATTGCGCCAACCGTATTATTGAATTTACCCACTTCCTGCTGGCGATTGGTTACAAACCTGAAGATAAAGGCGAGTCGGTTAAAGTGGCCGTTCATACTTCTTGCGCGGCGCGTCGTGAGATGAATGTCCATTTGTCAGGCTGGCAGTTGATTGACGGCATGGAAAATGTTGAACGTATCGTTCACGACCATGAAAGCGAGTGCTGCGGTTTTGGCGGTACATTCTCTGTGAAACAGGCCGATATTTCCGGCGCGATGGTAACCGACAAAGTCGCAGCCTTAAAAGAAACAGGCGCAACTGAAATCATCAGTGCGGACTGCGGCTGCATGATGAATATCGGCGGCAAAATTGCCAAAGACGAACCCAATATGCCACGTCCGAAACATATTGCATCTTTCCTGTTGGAACGTACCGGAGGTAAAGCATGA
- a CDS encoding LutB/LldF family L-lactate oxidation iron-sulfur protein, producing the protein MSSQTIKFHMKPETFKQNAAISLQDKPLRKSLRTAMDMLMTKRKAVLTDEEELQSLRDLCEHVRQRSLSKLPVLLEQLEENLTKLGVKVHWAETSAEACQIIHNIITDKSGKLMVKGKSMVSEEIELNHYLQDQGIKAVESDLGEFIVQMAGEKPTHIVMPAIHKTKEQVSELFHQNLGTPLTDDVDQLTGFARKALRDIYSTADVGLSGVNFAVAETGTLCLVENEGNGRLSTTIPPVHIAITGIEKVVAKLSDVPPLYSLLPRSAIGQNITTYFNMITGPRRSEELDGPQEMHLVLLDNGRSQAYAEDQMRRTLQCIRCGACMNHCPVYTRIGGAAYGTTYPGPIGEIISPHLLGLDATRDLPTACTMCGACVEVCPVRIPITEQMQRLRVEAQRSPTEIVPHPIRGQGASHTFGEQMAWRTFDGIFSGSKAYRAFGWTASKFRALTPSKQLGWTDNRVPMKPAKKTLHQLMAEKLQNEKA; encoded by the coding sequence ATGAGTTCCCAAACCATTAAATTCCATATGAAGCCGGAAACATTCAAGCAAAACGCTGCGATTTCTTTGCAAGACAAGCCTCTGCGTAAAAGCTTGCGTACAGCGATGGATATGCTGATGACTAAGCGCAAAGCCGTTTTGACAGATGAAGAAGAGCTGCAAAGCCTGCGTGACTTGTGTGAGCATGTCCGTCAACGTTCGTTGTCCAAATTGCCTGTATTGCTGGAACAGCTGGAAGAAAATCTGACCAAGCTGGGCGTTAAAGTCCACTGGGCGGAAACCTCTGCCGAAGCCTGCCAAATCATTCACAACATCATTACCGATAAAAGCGGCAAGCTGATGGTGAAAGGTAAATCTATGGTCAGCGAAGAGATTGAGCTGAACCATTATCTGCAAGACCAAGGCATTAAAGCGGTTGAGAGCGACTTGGGCGAGTTTATCGTTCAAATGGCCGGCGAGAAACCAACCCATATCGTGATGCCTGCCATTCACAAGACCAAAGAGCAGGTTAGCGAGCTTTTCCATCAAAACCTCGGCACGCCGTTGACAGACGATGTAGACCAACTGACCGGATTTGCGCGTAAAGCCTTGCGCGATATTTACAGCACTGCTGATGTCGGTTTGAGCGGTGTGAACTTTGCCGTTGCTGAAACGGGCACTTTGTGTCTGGTTGAAAACGAAGGCAACGGCCGCTTGAGTACCACTATACCGCCTGTGCACATTGCCATTACCGGTATTGAAAAAGTGGTTGCGAAGCTGTCGGATGTTCCGCCTTTGTACAGCCTGTTGCCACGCTCCGCCATCGGTCAGAACATTACCACTTATTTCAATATGATTACCGGCCCTCGCCGTAGCGAAGAGCTGGACGGCCCTCAAGAAATGCACCTGGTACTGCTTGATAACGGCCGTAGCCAAGCGTATGCAGAAGATCAAATGCGCCGTACTTTGCAATGTATCCGTTGCGGTGCGTGTATGAACCACTGCCCGGTTTATACCCGTATCGGTGGCGCGGCTTACGGTACAACTTATCCCGGCCCGATTGGCGAGATTATCTCTCCGCATTTGTTGGGCTTGGATGCGACACGCGATCTGCCGACTGCGTGTACCATGTGTGGTGCCTGTGTTGAGGTTTGTCCGGTACGCATTCCGATTACCGAACAAATGCAACGTCTGCGTGTTGAAGCACAACGTTCGCCAACAGAAATTGTTCCGCATCCTATCCGCGGTCAAGGCGCATCGCATACTTTCGGCGAACAAATGGCGTGGCGTACGTTTGACGGTATTTTCAGCGGCAGTAAAGCTTACCGTGCATTCGGTTGGACAGCCTCTAAATTCCGTGCATTGACGCCTAGCAAGCAGTTGGGCTGGACGGATAACCGTGTTCCGATGAAACCGGCTAAGAAAACGCTGCATCAACTGATGGCAGAGAAACTCCAGAACGAAAAAGCATAA